The nucleotide sequence TTTAGATTCAATCCTTTTCACCTCAACCACGCGGATTATCTTCTTTTCCATGTTCCGTCAATCCGGACACCTTGTCAAGTGAAGGGCATGCGGGGCATTTTTTGGATAAACTGTGTCCAAATTGCAAACGATGTGCGACAGATGTCGAATCCCCCCGGTGGACGGCCCTTCCTGGGACTGGCGGTCGGGCGCATGGGAGTGTATCATTATATTAAGCAAAGTGTAGCGTTGGAGCGAGGCCCGGTCATCGCTGCGGGGTGGCACGGCTTTTCCGGGCGATGAATTCGACGGAAGGGGATGGGACGGTGGGGTACCGACTGCCGTTGGTTACAGCAGTGACAATATACATTTCGATGGTCATGGGTGCTTTGGTGGTGGGCCTGAATGCGGGATTTGTCTGCCCGGACTGGCCCCTCTGTAATGGACAGTTGATACCGCCGCTTGATGGCCTCGTCCTGGTCGAATACACCCATCGCCTGGTGGCGGCCGCGGTTTCACTCCTGGTGTTGGCGGTAGCTGTAGTCGGTTTCCGCAACCGGAAGCGCTTGGATCGTTTGTCGAAGTGGCTGCTCGGGATCACCGTCGCCAGTATCTCGGTTCAGGTGATCGCCGGGGCGTTGATTGTGGTGTTGGTCCTGCCCGGCGCGTTCACCACCATCGATGTGGGCAACAGCATGATTCTGTTTGCGACGATGGTGGCTTTGACGGTACACTTGAGGCGGTCCGCTGGATCTGGAACCGCCGTTGCCCCCCGGGAGATGAATACGAAAGACCGGCGCTTGATGCGGGCGGCGTGGATCACCGCCGGTGCGGCTTTTGGGGAAGTACTGTTGGGCGGGTATTTTCGCCATTCCGGGGCCGGGGAAGCGTTATTCGGCAAGGGGACCTACCTCGCGAGTCATCAGCAGTTCATGATTCCGTCGAAGATTTTCTCCACAACGGTGTTTGCCCTACACATCCTTTTTTCCTTCGTCGTGGCGGCGTTAGCGGTTTGGCTGTTGACCGAGGCGGTGCGAAGCGCCCGGGGTGTCAAGACCGTCGTGCTCTACCTCAGCCTATTGGTGGCTGAGATGGCGGCGGGGGCGGTGGCGTACCTGTTAGAACTCAATGTGGCCTCGGTGACCGTGCATTGGTCGGGGGCGGCGCTGGTCGTCGGGCTCGGGTCGTATCTGGTGACCGGCTTGTGGCACGATCTGCACGGTCAACAGATCAATCCTGGGCACGAAACAGTGGTGGCCAAGGGGTCTTCGGACGGCCTGACGGCCGGGGGCCGGATGTGACCGGAACGGTGGTGAAGGTTGAG is from Kyrpidia tusciae DSM 2912 and encodes:
- a CDS encoding COX15/CtaA family protein, which codes for MGYRLPLVTAVTIYISMVMGALVVGLNAGFVCPDWPLCNGQLIPPLDGLVLVEYTHRLVAAAVSLLVLAVAVVGFRNRKRLDRLSKWLLGITVASISVQVIAGALIVVLVLPGAFTTIDVGNSMILFATMVALTVHLRRSAGSGTAVAPREMNTKDRRLMRAAWITAGAAFGEVLLGGYFRHSGAGEALFGKGTYLASHQQFMIPSKIFSTTVFALHILFSFVVAALAVWLLTEAVRSARGVKTVVLYLSLLVAEMAAGAVAYLLELNVASVTVHWSGAALVVGLGSYLVTGLWHDLHGQQINPGHETVVAKGSSDGLTAGGRM